The Magnolia sinica isolate HGM2019 chromosome 9, MsV1, whole genome shotgun sequence genome contains a region encoding:
- the LOC131255019 gene encoding uncharacterized protein LOC131255019 has protein sequence MMKEGFKDYRSKLHRQYKWCMSHEEVVQSAPLHVTNEDWRILCDRFSSDSFQKRSKINSDNRGKLEVNHVAGSKSFVRLRHNMRDSVTSQEPRPVDFYKGSHCRQATASWRRWTPYVVSVTPQTRYRTHK, from the exons ATGATGAAAGAGGGGTTCAAGGATTACCGTAGTAAGTTACACCGGCAGTATAAGTGGTGCATGAGCCATGAGGAGGTCGTACAGTCCGCACCGCTGCACGTGACCAATgaggactggcggatactctgcgacaggttttcgtctgattcttttcag aagaggagcaaaataaattctgacaacagaggaaagttagaagtgaaccacgtagctggttcaaagtcatttgtacgacttcgtcacAACATG cgagattccgtTACTAGCCAGGAGCCCAGACCAGTAGACTTTTACAAAGGGTCTCATTGTCGGCAAGCGACAgcatcttgg aGGAGATGGACACCTTACGTAGTcagtgtcacaccccagactcgttACCGGACTCACAAGtag